In Citrus sinensis cultivar Valencia sweet orange chromosome 4, DVS_A1.0, whole genome shotgun sequence, one DNA window encodes the following:
- the LOC102630973 gene encoding two-component response regulator-like APRR2: protein MVCTANDLSAWKDFPKGLRVLLLDQDSSAAAELKFKLEAMDYIVSTFYNENEALSAFSDKPENFHVAIVEVTTSNTDGSFKFLETAKDLPTIITSNIHCLSTMMKCIALGAVEFLRKPLSEDKLRNLWQHVVHKAFNAGGSALSDSIKPVKESVVSMLHLKLENGESKNEKSENTEYVLVPQQSDNEQSEPNDKYPAPSTPQLKQGGRLLDDIDCQDNTNFSTEKESAEQDGESKFVETTCGNSIAEGTLQEDKPQRPRETIVKEEHDPTNGSKTECNMLPLPYEKDNLKGSNCVIENPSKASGLQNSCGNKANRKKMKVDWTPELHKKFVQAVEQLGVDQAIPSRILELMKVEGLTRHNVASHLQKYRMHRRHILPKEDDRKWPHARDQMLRNYYPHKPIMAFPPYHSNHLVPTGPVYPVWGAPSNHLAAVQMWAPPGYPPWQQAESWNWKPYPGMPADAWGCPVMPLPNGSYSSFPQGASGYHNSGVDDNSYAMPQNSVDLHPAEEVIDKVVKEAISKPWLPLPLGLKPPSADSVLAELSRQGISTIPPRINGSHPC, encoded by the exons ATGGTTTGCACTGCTAATGATTTATCAGCATGGAAGGATTTTCCAAAGGGCCTCAGGGTCCTCTTACTTGATCAGGACAGCAGTGCGGCTGCCGAGTTAAAATTCAAGCTTGAAGCTATGGACTACATTG TTTCCACATTCTACAATGAGAATGAAGCTCTGTCAGCATTTTCGGACAAACCTGAGAACTTCCATGTTGCCATTGTAGAG GTAACCACAAGCAACACTGATGGAAGTTTTAAGTTTCTTGAAACTGCAAAGGATTTGCCTACTATTA TAACTTCAAATATTCATTGCTTGAGCACCATGATGAAGTGCATAGCG CTAGGTGCAGTTGAATTCCTCCGGAAACCACTTTCAGAGGATAAACTCAGGAACTTATGGCAGCATGTGGTTCATAAG GCATTCAATGCTGGGGGAAGCGCCCTCTCTGATTCAATAAAGCCTGTGAAAGAATCCGTGGTTTCCATGCTGCATCTTAAATTGGAAAATGGAGAATCCAAGAACGAGAAGTCGGAGAATACAGAATATGTTTTGGTGCCTCAACAGAGTGACAATGAACAGTCAGAACCAAATGATAAATATCCTGCTCCTTCAACTCCACAATTGAAACAGGGAGGACGATTACTAGATGACATAGATTGCCAAGATAATACTAACTTCTCAACTGAAAAAGAGAGTGCGGAGCAGGATGGAGAATCAAAATTTGTCGAAACTACTTGCGGCAATTCTATTGCTGAAGGAACATTACAGGAAGACAAACCTCAGAGACCAAGGGAAACTATAGTCAAAGAGGAGCATGACCCAACTAATGGTTCCAAGACTGAGTGCAACATGCTTCCTCTTCCGTATGAGAAAGATAATCTCAAAGGTTCTAATTGCGTCATTGAAAACCCAAGTAAAGCTTCTGGTCTTCAGAACTCTTGCGGAAATAAAGCTAATCGAAAGAAGATGAAG GTGGACTGGACGCCTGAATTGCACAAAAAATTTGTGCAGGCTGTGGAGCAACTTGGCGTAGATCAAGCCATTCCTTCTCGGATACTAGAGCTGATGAAAGTGGAAGGACTGACTAGGCATAATGTAGCAAGTCATCTCCAG AAATATCGAATGCATAGGAGACACATCTTGCCCAAAGAAGATGACCGAAAATGGCCACACGCAAGAGATCAAATGCTAAGGAATTATTATCCGCATAAACCTATAATGGCATTCCCGCCGTACCATTCTAATCACCTAGTCCCGACTGGTCCTGTCTATCCTGTCTGGGGAGCACCGAGTAATCACCTGGCTGCTGTCCAGATGTGGGCCCCACCTGGATATCCCCCATGGCAGCAAGCAGAGAGTTGGAATTGGAAGCCTTATCCCGGG ATGCCAGCAGATGCATGGGGTTGCCCCGTGATGCCTCTGCCTAATGGTTCATATTCTTCTTTCCCTCAA GGTGCATCAGGGTATCACAATTCAGGTGTGGATGATAACAGCTACGCTATGCCACAGAATTCTGTTGACCTCCATCCG GCAGAGGAGG